The window gaAACAATTTAAAGTTTTCTAAACCGACATTCACCATTTGAATTTAGTGTACAAATTGACTGAACCAAACTGATTATACTCTTAAATAATCCTATTGCTAAATAAATTACTATAGagattttaagtaaaataatgttattattttcaaacaaaatataattatattattaaacaaaaagtaaaaattaaaatattttaaaaaaattagaaaacaaaataattattgatatttaaatttaaaaaataaataaataatatatttaactaactttgttaacttttaaagttaataatatatatcatattataagAATCAAAATACACTATCTAGTATctactaataaataatttgaaaattcataccaaatttaatgaaaaaaatattaattacccCTTAAACACATACAATTCTAAGTCACAAATGTTTGatgtaatatattaatttttatatagatatatgatcaagagataataataataataataatgaaatggtttgaattctattttaatttgaacATGACATAAGATGTGACTCAATTCGGATATCTatctatattaaattaattaattaccagAGCTTATTTTGTGGTAGCATAACATGTGTTTTCACGTAAATACCGCACGTATAAGTTCATTTGCATCATCCTTCATGAAATTATAACatctaaaagaaatattaataaataaaaattaaatttacatgATTTGTTTTTGAAAGGGTGTTATTTATATGATCTTAATTACAAAATTGCAATATTTTAATGTGAAACAGCGTCCATTTACTCCAgtatatacatattaattatacaATTAGATAGTATCAGAATCTATTAGGTGTcaacaaaataacttaaaaaataaataaatcataattagcCACAAAAGGAGGTCATATTTAGTAAGTATTAAAATGTAGTCTAGACTATTGATTAGGCTTCCTTTTTATAGGCAATTTAAAATCCATGAACTGATCTGAACCAAACAACtttatttcctttttatttttatttttattttttttattaatgtagaTATTGGCATCATATTTGCTATCCAACATTTacatttaatttcatattttaaatatatatatatatatatatattataatagttttgtTAATACACATTACTATTTATATCTATGTATGACTCAATGTACAAttctaatcaattattttttgatgactttttaaatatgttgtaaaatattgtaatttcttgttagtaatatattttgtttagggTTCTGAAgtcttttgttttaaatttgtttaaatatttaaatatttatatctataaataatcttgattaaatattgttattataagttaataaaaagaattttatttgcttttctttggagattttttttttttgaatttatagtGTGTTAATAAAGTGGAGATTTTCTAAACCCATTATtcaaaattgtatataaaaaaaatgagagtgagctcttagagcttgtttaattttttttaaataatcaatcattaaatttatcaattaaaatattcttattatatttttataaaatttaaattttaaatataaaaaataataattcaatcaattaGAATCTAAACaaactaactttttattaaataaccataaaAAACAACTAATAACTATCTCAAATACCCCCAATATTAAAAAGGCCCTATCTTGTTtgacattaattatattttttaaactttaaatataagaatatattacCAATTAAAAACCAAGTAAACGAATCttgtttctttttcaaataacccaaaatcaGACGAGCTcttgtttattttgatttttttattattatagaactttatacaatatttttctacCTTATTCCATTTTGATGAAGCATCTCTCTCCAGTAGACCATAGAGAAAAtggtatttataattaaattaattaataaaaaaaaaagtataattaaatttattgcaGTACCAAACCAAAACCAGACGCATTCCCCCATAAAAGTAAATCTCTCTTTCATAATGTTCCTTCCCCTTGATATTACGCCAtgtaaaaaaaagtcaatagTCTTAGAAAATGGCGCCCATTCTTATGTGATTGTTCATCATGGCTCATCATCTTCCCAAACTCAGGATCTTGCCCATCTATTCAAATATGAAAACTCTTCGAAAACTGTGAAAACAGAACCTTAACGGCATGACAATCCCCCATTATTCTTCCttataatcttcttcttcttcttcttcttaatcaATCAGATCTCTCCTCCATAGATAATCATCAATGGGGGATATTGATAGTAATCACAGGAAAATATTTCAATCATCAAAGCTTCTTCTGATATGGGTCATGGCACCTCTGATTGCATTATCTGTTTTTGTTGCATTTACGGGTACTGGTCCATCAATGGATTATTCTAACTGGGTTTGGAGGATGACTTCATCTTCTGCAAAAATGGGGAAAGAAAATGATCAATCAACATTGATATTGACAAATGATGGTGATGATGGGGGTGCAAGTTTCAACTCTTCTAATTCTTCTTCAATCAATGAAGAATCAATTGtaagaacacaaaattttcatctctttttcttcatatttgATAACTTAATTGGTATTTGTTGTAATCAATTTATCACTTTTTTGTATTAACATATTCAAACTGAGTTATCTAATCTCATTGTGGATAGAAAGAAGATCAAATATATCAATATGATagttttcaaatgaaaataatcTTGGTTTAAAGTTCAATTAAAGTAAGATCTCTTTTAAGTTGGATTGATGTTAATTAgtttccaaattaaaaaaaaatcaaattatgaaaTACTTAATACATAAACTGAAGATGATCATGATTGTGGGGATTGGGGAATTGTGTtagtttcttaaatttaaaaaaaaaacttaatacaTGCATgtataattttaagtgtttaaTTATTCTTTGACCATAATTAAGTTTAAGGAGCTAATTAATGTCTTATTATTGTATACTTGTGTATGTATTTTGAtggtgaaaatattttttataattaaaaaataatgtttaaacttttagaaagtacttgtcaaaaatattatctacaattttaatttctattaaaaacttcttcaaattgaaattaaaagaCATAactgtatattaatattaattctatCACAAAAGATCATGTAcatgttgtttttttattgtatttattattaactaGCTTATTagttatctaaattattattatgaaattaataagtATATATGGATTATTAGTATGAAactaataatttgataatactAGTTATCTTTTTTGAATACTTTCAAACTtgatttacattttaaaaataatataccaTAAGAATTCAAAAGTCAAAGaacttaaaatttgtttttgctATAAATCAATGCATATCTACAAATAGTATGAAGTACATAATTTGTCTCTTTTCAAGGGAAACGGTGGGTTGTTAGATGGTATaaataaaacacaattaaattttAGGTACAAATCTTATCTCAACATTAATAATTACcatctaaatatttaatattttggagaatagatatttttttttatggacaATAgacttttatttgaaaatttcttGTACTCATCTTGATTTGTATGatcatcatatataatatttgagatGAGGGGTAACATTTTTTCGGTGAAACATCTAATAATGTAAAAATCATGATAAATATTATCGATATAGTTCAGTTTTAATACATGTAATAGTAAGTCATCCAAATCTCTAACTCATCTAATAGACTTTTCAAATTAGATGAACATGAAAAGTTgagtattaatatttatgtttaattcaacACCGACTAATTTTAGTGAACTTTAAAGaacaaaacaaagaaatttggaatgaaaCTCACATATATGTCACCcttatatatactttaataatataacaaatttaacacTTAAATGATCCCTCTCATTCCATCTTATTGAATTATCATGATCTATTTGAATTTGTACACCTTGAATATCTTGTTATCATTTCCTCCTTCTAATAAACAACATTTTAAACTAACATTATTAATGAAATCATTCCCATTTGGTTCAACATTTCCCATACCAAAAAGTATTTTGTGGCAAActcttatttgtttatttatttttatgcctCGCAGAAGAAGGAGAATGAAGAAAATGCAAACTTATTTAACACTTATCCCATGACAAAGCCTCCAATAACACGAAAGAATTATAGCAATTTGGAGCGACTTGAAGCCAGATTGGGCCAAGTTCGTGCCACCATAAGAAAAGCGAAAGGCGATGACCGATTAACCGACTCAGATTTCGTCCTTGATGGACCAATGTATTGGAACCCAACTGCCTTTCACAGGTCTTGTATTGCTATTTTGTATTTAACAAACTTTATGGTCTTATTTATTCCTTTAATCAAATTTCAAGGACTTTTTTGACCTTatatttttctaacattttttcTTGTGCAGGAGCTATGTGGAAATGGAGAAGCAATTGAAGATTTTCATATATGAAGAAGGAGAACCACCAATGTTTCATAATGGGCCATGTTCATTCACTTATGCAATAGAGGGCCTATTTCTTAATGGAATGGAAGTAAGCCCATTTAGAACTAGAAACCCAGAAGAGGCccatatttttcttcttcctaTTAGCATTACTATGATCACCCAAAATGTGTTTGTTTCTGGTCAATGGATCCAAATGAAAAGAACTGCCAAGGATTATGTTGATGTTATTTCCCATAAATACCCTTATTGGAATCGTAGCCTTGGCGCGGACCACCTCATTGTCGCGTGCCATGATTGGGCAAGTCTTTTATTCGTTAAAATTTAAAGTCTCAAGTTCAATTCTTACTTAAAACGTATATAAATATACGTTAGTTATTTTACAACATTTTGGTGTAGTTGTTACCATCACACTTGTATAATATTGTTTCTTAAGATTACTTTTTTTGTAACCTTTGCAGGGGCCGGTGATTTCTTCATATGTTCCAAATCTCTACAATAGCTCAATTAGGGCATTATGCAATGCAAATACATCGGAAGGGTTCGATCCATCGAGGGATGTCTCCCTTCCCGAGATTCTACTTCCGCATGGCACAACGGAAGGAATGATGGGCGGGCCTCCCCCATCCGAGCGATCGATTCTTGTATTTTTTGCTGGTGGGGGAGATCACGGGCCAATTAGGCCTGTTTTGATAAAACATTGGGAAAACAAAGATCCACTTGTCCAAATCCATAGATACCTTCCAAAAAACATATCATATTATGGTATGATGAGGAAGAGCAAGTATTGCATTTGCCCTAGTGGATACGAGGTTGCGAGCCCGAGAATGGTTGAAGCGATCTACATGGGTTGTGTTCCCGTACTCATTAAGGACAATTACACGGTACCTTTTAGCGACGTTCTCAATTGGAAGACATTTTCGGTTATAATTCCAAGCGAGAATATATTggatttgaagaagattttgatGAGTATTCCTCGAGACCAGTACGAGATCATGCAAAAGCGTGGATTGCAATTGAGGAGACATTTTGAGGTGAACACTCCTCCAAAGCGATACGATGTGTTTCATATGATCCTTCATTCTATTTGGCTTCGGAGACTCAATTTTCAAATTCGGGTCACTTGAAGAAGCAATTCAAGTTGATTGAGTTGAGATTTTTTCCATGATCTTGTTATTTTTATGTGTAGTTTTCGTTGATAGATATTGATCTCCATTGATATTCAGTATAATCTGGATATCCATTAGAAATCGGCTGCTTTATACTATCCAAACCAAAGATATATATGTCACAAATGAAATCCTTTGATGAATATGTtgcaaatttaattaaattaattttattgagaTTTCAATGATAAATCCTTTGCTTAATCAATTAGTAGAATACATCACTAAGATCAGATGAATAAATTCgtctttaaattttgttttgaattcaGTTTAGAAAAGTACATGAATGACACCAAATCACGCAAAAGAAGCAAATTTGAAAGTGTGTCGCTAAATGGAATTGGAAAAGTTACTTTCTTGtacatattttttcttataaataaattttcactttttttacaaaatgaaatgtttttattaattaaaaaagtaaatgtgaacaaaaataaataaaaattattattaattatatattttaaataaagcaATTTTCTATAGAATACTTTTGTCAgtactttttaattatttgagaaaaatgatttataatccTCTCATTAAAagtatttcaaattattattaatgttttctttgggcaaaataaatatttgtttagaaatATTTGTGATTTTCAAACggaataaacaattatattttgaaatattaagaaaaatacgTAAAGTGAATATAATTATCTCgcattatattattagtttttgtgATTTCAACATTATCAATATTGAGgctttgacatgtttttcagtTCCGTTGAGTGATCGGAACTCTTCTCTACTTGCGAGTGATATCATGCCCatcaattcaaatatatatcttGTCAAATTTGTTCATTATTGTTAACCAAGTAAAATTTGTGTTTGAAACCAAAGTTCTCCTTATGAGGATAAATTGTATATCCATTGTAGATCTATATTTTGATTCAGTCGTGGATACTCAAGTTAGATTTTTGGATCATGTGCCATCCTTATTGGAAagttcacaaaaaaaaatacataattgtTGTCAACTTGTTCCATATATTGACTGTGAATGGCAACTTGAAAACTacattttatttgttcttattttcaggattatttgtttcttatttttttgaggattatttgtttcttatttaaTAGATAGTTGACTTATGTAGATACATTCtatttgtttcttatttaaatatatatagatttagattacattttatttcttcCAATTATGTGATATGCTTTAAtggtttatatatttttttaacaaggcCAAACCAAGTAATGTCTATTTGTTTACAAATATAGTATACTtgtttcaattttcaaattatgtATGCATAAAAATAGAAAGATTCTTAAAGTACCAATTAGACGATTTTACAAAGAAACAGTGAAATTACCTTGATTTTGTAGTGTTATGAAATCAAAGTAAGACCTTTAGATATTTTGTGGTCTTGTGGatgaaatgtttgtttcagagATGTtaatgtttttacttttattgttatgttatttttaaaatttagtattatGTTTTGTAATAAATGTGAGTAACTTTTATGATAAATTTTGTACAACTTGAATTGAActattttttacatgttttacAATTTGTTTGCCAttaaggatggcaatttgaaaccgccccgcgaaaaccgaaccgaattgctccgtttgggacggtttttcctcGAAACCGAATgaggatggggcggggatggtatttgtgttccCCGACCCGCCCCGCCCCGATTTCATCCCgttttcaccccgattctgccccgaataccataaacataattaaatatattaaatcaccaatatatttatttatttactatattttataagagtattgaaattatttctttataataatataaatttttaatatattacaatatatattatattaaaaaattagtttatataattttattgtataatatttatttattttttaaataaaaattattaacggtgcaccgcgggattccccgaaaccgaaaaaaatcgAACGGGGCGggaatggtattaaaaaaatccccgaaattaaaacggtgcggggatggtaattgcattccccgccccgaaccgccccattgccatccctattTGCCATCCctgaaatataaacaaaaagATTGTTATTTCATTATAGTTATTATAAAAACTCaagaataataagaataataagaaatcttgattttgaaataaataaattagattatatgATCCTAACAGTAGTGTACATACAGTAGACTCTCGATCAAATTATAacctcgataaattaataaattcttatCATCCATGATTCGAGCCGAATAACTAAAGTAATAATttcgataaatttattaagtaatatatttttttccgcATATAGGTCCGAACCgatatataaagtaataatatactatttttttaataactcaaaGTGCCTTAATGAAATATGAGTTTACCGTTATCTGCTttgtaaattaacatttttgaaGCAACGCGGTTTCGCTAACTTACCGATGATCCATAATGGCATTTTCTATAACCCATCTTCATTGCAACAAATGGCTACTATCATTATTTCTTTGTCATTTTTTCTTTCCTCAAGTTGTTTTGTAGCCAATAAATGATCAACTTGTAATCTATAAAAAACAATTCAGTTTCATCAATGTTGAAAACACCTTTCATGGAAAACAACCTTAGTTTCTCTCTTATTGTTGGCAAGTTGCTATCCACAACTCCCATATTGACAGACCCGCTTTCGCCAAAATGCCTAAATGACTTGATACCATGTCGTGATTTAAACCTCTCCACCCAACCAAGAGACTAATCAAACTCTAGACCATTATCACcatacaatattttcataaaatcttttgaCTTCTCTTAAATTAACTCTCCCGATATATTTACCCGCTCTTGATGTTGAAGAATCCATTCATACAAAGCCTTTTCTAGATTTGGAATCTTTACGAATTTGTGTCGCTTGACACAAGGTTTCGTCAAATCAGCTGAGAGATATTCCGATCACCGCTTAATTGTATTCGATATTGTCGCTTGACTAATCTGGATGTTAAATTTTTCAGAAACCCATTTTTGTAGCTATTTTTGAGACGAAGCTGGATTCTCGTTTTTATACTCGCACAATGCTTTACGCATTTCACATGTCATTGTTGTATGTTTCACCCTTTGAGATGGGAAGTCATTAGAGATTAATACAATAAGAAAGAAGAGAATAATATAAGATTGAttagagaagaaagaagatagaAGAGTAGTAGGAGATTGTGTACTGTATGTATGTacttaaaatgaatatttgagatGAAAATCCTCTTATAACATAGGATATTACActatttataatacatattaaatgACTTTGAGAATATAAAAGGTTTCACAATTGATTATACTTTAACAACATATACAATAAATAAACCCCACTTtatagaatttgaattttaaaattcaacaatattcaatattattatacatgtaaaataataaattattactttatcaacaatataatattttttagccaaatgttattattttatagggAGCTATATATAGGGAGCTATATATATAGGGAGCATGATTGATTATAGAGAGCTATTGCAATACTACAATATATAAGTCATAATAAATCGTTCATTAACAAAGTGATATTGTTAGATGAGCCCTATCAAACACGGTTAGATAGGAGTAACTAAAATCTTAAATGAATGTtgactattaattaatatatatacatatcgCGTTTAACCGATAGGTTTACTCTACAACACTATTATTATAAGATGTAagatgtttttttgaaaaattggtGGAGACGGACAATGAactcattgatttttttaagaattttcgAGCCCGTTAAgactaaattttatgttatgttt is drawn from Impatiens glandulifera chromosome 3, dImpGla2.1, whole genome shotgun sequence and contains these coding sequences:
- the LOC124930024 gene encoding probable glycosyltransferase At5g03795 translates to MGDIDSNHRKIFQSSKLLLIWVMAPLIALSVFVAFTGTGPSMDYSNWVWRMTSSSAKMGKENDQSTLILTNDGDDGGASFNSSNSSSINEESIKKENEENANLFNTYPMTKPPITRKNYSNLERLEARLGQVRATIRKAKGDDRLTDSDFVLDGPMYWNPTAFHRSYVEMEKQLKIFIYEEGEPPMFHNGPCSFTYAIEGLFLNGMEVSPFRTRNPEEAHIFLLPISITMITQNVFVSGQWIQMKRTAKDYVDVISHKYPYWNRSLGADHLIVACHDWGPVISSYVPNLYNSSIRALCNANTSEGFDPSRDVSLPEILLPHGTTEGMMGGPPPSERSILVFFAGGGDHGPIRPVLIKHWENKDPLVQIHRYLPKNISYYGMMRKSKYCICPSGYEVASPRMVEAIYMGCVPVLIKDNYTVPFSDVLNWKTFSVIIPSENILDLKKILMSIPRDQYEIMQKRGLQLRRHFEVNTPPKRYDVFHMILHSIWLRRLNFQIRVT